The DNA sequence TTACGGGACATGAAGGCACGAGTCAGTGAACGCCCTTATTTGTTCCAACAGGTGAAACAGGTAAGTGGCATAGTGAACTAGGGAGATTACACCACGTTATAAATGACATGCCCCTCCAGcgtaactttgtgtttttactggcAGAAAAATGCAAAGGCTCACGCAGAGCAGAAATACAGGAACAAGCTGAAGACAGCCggcttaaaggagcagtttgttGAAGAGAATGGTGAGGCAGCTGAAGGAACATCAACATCATCCAGATCTGGGGACGATGCAGACGAGATTGACATTCATAGCAGGTATGCACAGTGAGAATTTTTAGTTTTGTTCATCCACTGCGTAAGACCACTGTGTCCGGTAAAATTATGAATAGCACTGCCTCTGGAGAGCCAAGGACTTTATGTGGTTTGGTcatattacattacataattTTCTGAGCAAGCCCTGCAGTTTTAGTGAAGAAAAGGCAAATACTGTTGCCAAGTAAAAGTTCGATGTAATTACAATATAGCCTTATTCTAACCCGAAATGTCTGATTTAGGGAGGAAAATGTAGACGACGGGGAGAAAATTGAAGATGTGGAAGAGAAGAGCGTGAAGTCCAAACGGGAAGAAATGCCATGATCAAAAAGGTTCGAGCGGCACAGAGTTTTCTGTGGCCTCTCCGCTAGAAAACAACACTGTCCGCAGAAATGATTCATGTCATTGCTAACTATCGGCAAAGAGTGTGTGATGGTTTAAGATGCAGACCTGTAAAGTATGAAATTACAAAACATCTGGACTTTACAATCACAACTGTCAGGGATtacaactgaaaaataaaagtttatgGGACTGTATATTGTTTATAAGTGatctacattttaaatgctttgagATTATTGTAgacgagcgcacacacacacacacacacacacacacacacacacacacacacacacacacacacacacacacacaaacaaacacacacaatatgcatgctatttttagttttatgacaaCAGTTCTACTAAGCACAGGGCCACAGACAAAGGAGGGTCAGTTGTCCTGGGCCCTGCTGGGTAGTGAGAGGGCCTGAAGGGGCCAAAAGGTCCCTCTAACCCTAATGATAATATGCTGTGGGGGGTCTTGGGAGATTATTTTGCCTTGCGTACAAGCAGAAAACTATTGTTGGCCCTTGCTCAGGAATATGAACACTGTAATTTAGAGGATAAGCATAAGACCTGATTACCAGAATAAACAGTTCACAAACAAAATGGCAATTGAGGCCACTGTGTCTGTAACactattttatgttttaccCACTCAAAAACAAGAAACTCCCAATATTGAAAAACAGATTCACTTTTATCaattttattctatttgttctattttcttttaatgaattgaataaatctgtattttttgattTGGCAGTTCCCGTAAGGACACCAAGCGTCTGACATGGGCAGCTCTCAGATGGTTGGGTTAAAGTTCCCAGTTGTTTCCACCACCACACCACCACCTAAATAAACATTGCACGGAGACCAATTCTTTCGTCTGCTCCAGGCCTATAGACCCACATCAAATACGCTTGTAGACTCCAACCTCCATTTGTGCTTAGACAGCTGACTTCCAGGAATTTTAGACATAATTTTTACATACAAGCCACATGGAAATGTCTGTATATCTGTATAATcacaattaaaatgtaatcatggAGAAAAGTATACTAGAACGTATAAGGGGGCTGTACTTTTTATAGGCTGCTGTGTTACTGTGCATTGATGCTATCTAAGGCAATGTTTGCACAAGTTCAGTTCAGGACACCATAAAAATACATGTTACATTCAATTCTAATACCATTTTGTGCTACCAGGCTGATGTTCATCTCTTTAAGGTGACCGTTACAACACTGTCTGGGTATTTGAATAAGCACaagattaaatatgaataattaaaagGATTAGAAAAGTAGAAAAGCCCAAATCTTATTACATAGTACttataaatatgataaatatttgcTCAGCCCCTTCCTTGAGATCTCAAATATCACATGGCAAAGCTTCAAGGGCTCCATCCTGTCAGGTTGTCATGGGAACCATGTATCCCTCCCCGCTCTGCCTCGTAGTCCCTCAGGAGAGCGCTGTGCACCTCTGATCCCCCACGGTGCAcggctgaaaacaaaaccaatctCTCCCAACCTGTTAGATAATATCTGAGTGAGAAACCCGCGTCCTGTGAAATcgtctctttaaaaaacaaaccatagCGCCTCGGATGTGTGCGGAAGCTGGGAAAGGGAACAAACACATCTCATTTAGATTAATGAGAGGCTGTGCACTTGGCCGGCGAATGTTATGATCACGCTTGTTTGAGGAGTGGCTCTGCTTAGCACATGAACAATATAATTTTACTAAGGTGGCACGCTCAGGTCTTTTATTATTCCAGCCGCTGAACGATGTAAAAATTCCCACACATTTAATTCTGTAAATGCATGGGTTGCAAATGTAGGCAGGCGTGTGAGGACACGCCCTAGAGTAGATGATATAGGCCTCAAATGGACTTCACCGTCGCGATGTCGGCCAATTGCTACTCTCATATTTTCCCCATCTGCCACTTTGGTCTTCCGTTTTCTAACTCCCCTGTCATATCCTCACACTCCCACCTGCCAGCCAGTATCCCCTGTGCTCCCAGCATCCCTGCTCATCTTATTGCCCCCTGTCTACCTGTGCCTACTATCCCACCAGCCTCGTTGCATATATTCCAGTCCAACTCCATCCATTATCTGCCTGCCTGAGTTTTTCCTGTTGTCGTACGTGtagaaaaataatgacaatacTTTTCACAAGAAATAAatgcagaacaaaaaaatcaatattgtGCAGGAATGAAAGGATTAGATGCTCAAAATTTCTTGAGCCATTTGGGTGCCCCTTCCTCCATAAATGAAGCCTGCGCCCTAACCTCCAATGACCTCTCTGCTTGAATTTAGACTCCCAATTAGATTAGTTCACCTCATCTCTCCTTGTCGGGTTTTGACTTTTCCCTCGACCTTGAGCAAACTTAAACCTTTCATTTTACCGGCTGCAGTGACAGTCGTGCTTTTTAGGTTCAGCTTTTTACTGAGCCTTTCACCTGCTTTAAAACATCTTATTGTGGTTATTGTGTTGTTCATCTTAATTTCTTGTTGATTGATATCCTCTTGATTACAAAGTAAAAGTTCAAGGGccatgtgtttttgtaaagtgCAGTTTAGGTTGTGCGTGCATGTATAGtctctttatgttttaatcCCTGgttcacctgcaggaggagctgtggCTCGTTGCAGCCTCTCtggagcagaagagagagatccctctttttctccttcagtggCTTGAATAATATCCCCAGTGCGGGAGAGAGAGCATATCAAGAGGCAAGcaggaaggggagagagagatagcagCCAGTGTGACAGATAAGAGCGTGGCACAACTTGTCTGCCTGACTGCACCGTGGGCCGGGGGAAGAGAGAGCAAGTGCACCAGAGTGTCAGGCAAGGCTGCTgcctgcacacatacacaaacactcacacacactcacacgcacacacagaccccTCAGCCTGGCTGCACCAGAAGAAGTTCAGAGAGAAGACTGACCTCAAGAAGGTACAGTACATTTGTTCGTCATATCTCCTGCAGTCCTGGCTCCCTCTTTACATCAGGATTACAGCTATGTGACGCTCACTTGgtgctctgctttgttttccagGTGGGTTGGCCGGAAGTTTGGTCTGTGGATTAACTCAAATGTTATGGCTTTCTTCAAACTGAGCCTCCTTGTCCTGTAGAGGAGTtgtgtgtcccccccccccccagaagAACTTGTCGTGTGTTTGCAGCCTGAGGGAGGATGGAGAAGCTGTCAGGGAAAGACAAGGAGCTGATACGAGGCAGCTGGGAGAGCCTGGGCAAGAACAAAGTTCCTCATGGTGTCATCATGTTTTCCAGGTAATGTTATACACCACCAACATGATTTGGTAAGcctttcttttacagtcccCTAATTACCAggtatttacctggtaaattCATGGTAACACAAAAGAGTTACTAGGTAATTACCAATGGTAATAAGAAAGTAAATACAGTGAAACTATGGCCAAAATACTGGGCATTTACCTGATAACTATATGGTAAATTATAGTGTGTTATTGGGTAACCAGTAAATACCTGATAATTAGgggactgtaaaagaaaggCTTGCCCATGATTCAAATGGAATTAGTCAGTAAAGTGACCTGTGAGGGAAGAAAATGTCCTGTGCAGTCCTTCTACCATTAGCATGCATTCTAATAACTAAAAGTCATAAGGTTTCGCATGTTTTTTATGTCGTCCATGAAACGCTATAATGTTAGAATATGTgtcaggtgaggagagagaaacaagctAGATCCTCCGCTGCACACTTTCACCACGCAGCGGCCGGAAGCTTGACTTGTTGCTTGGCGACAGACTGCAATAATCCAACAATTTACTTTGAGACAGCTGCCGCTAAATCAGAGACCAGCAGGAGAGATTTGTAGATGTATGATTTACAGATTGATCTTGTGGCTGTGTGGATGTTTGGCAACCCATGCCATGTGTATACACCTATAGAACAGTGTGGTATTTGTCTGTGGTAGACTGTTTGAGCTGGACCCTGCGCTCCTCAGTCTTTTCCACTACAGTACAAACTGTGGCTCCACACAAGACTGCCTCTCCAGCCCTGAGTTCCTGGAACATGTCACCAAGGTGAGCTCTGTTCGCCGCACCGACCACTACAAGATTACAATTTGTACTCGTGCATGGCCTTGAACACCctctgtggttgtgtgtgtgtgtaatcacgTGATCCCAGGTGATGCTTGTGATCGACGCAGCAGTCAGCCATCTGGACGACCTTCATTCCTTGGAGGACTTTCTGCTCAACCTCGGGAGGAAGCATCAGGCAGTTGGAGTCAACACCGAGGCATTTGCTGTATGATCAACCTTTCATTGTACCGCTCTCAAGGAATTTATTTCACAACTTAATGCGCAGTGTATAAtatgtgctttgtgtgtgtttgtattctggtttgttttggacTTCTTCAGATGGTGGGTGAGGCCCTTCTCTACATGCTGCAGTGCAGTCTGGGCCAGGCCTACACGGCGCCGCTGCGTCAGGCCTGGCTCAACATGTACAGCATCGTGGTAGCAGCCATGAGCCGAGGGTGGGCCAAGAACGGTGAGGACAAGGCTGACTGAGACGCGCAGAGGGAGCCACTGATCAGATGCTGTCAAATCACTCAATGTGGTTGCCATGGAACGCTGTACATTTGCTCTGTGAGTGGGGTTGCATAGCGTAGCAGATGCATGGTGTGGTTACACTTCACAATTGGGTCGACCAGTCACAGAGTTTATTTCCTTTGCTGTGGATGTTTTACAACCAGGCAATGCTGCTGTACATCTGTGAGGGTCTGAGCCAGTTCTCCTCAGTCTGGACCCGTAACCATCTGAGCGCCTCTCATTGAGAAAAACTGTCGAGGCTCtttgtatataatgttttttatatCTACTGCAATGATAACAGTAACTGTAGTGGTCTTTGTGCTGTATCTTAAAAGAGCTGCACAGTTGTGAAACACTAGATATTATATTTAGGCATCACACACTACTCAAACTGTAATGGTTACTGTGGCCAACATGGGCAGCTCTCTATCTAACTGGAACACAGTGATACTTTACAAAACATGGACAAAGCAATGTGATCTTACAGAGGATAAATCCTACCACCTTAATCATAACCATTACTGTGTTTTCTATTGATATTACGCATCATTACGCCTCTTTTTGTGTGCGACTTTGTTCATCTAAAATTTAACCTACTGACAAAACAACTGTTAATTCTTATCTTCAATAGATGAGAACTGTTATACTCTCTGGTGGCTCATCTTTGGTGATCTATGACTGTTAAGGCGTCCGCATGCACCTTACTCGACACGGTGTGTGATGCTCTCCTCAGTAGAGATTGTGAGTATTTCAATAGGCTTCAGCTGACTGTTAAACTCTTACTAATAGACTGTTATGTGACCTTTATAGagtttgaaaagttaaaggGCATCTTGAAGgacttttaacatatttgttccttGGCTATCAGTTTCCAATCATTGTTAGTGTTAAGTGGTTTTGTTGTACTCTAGTTGCTTATCTCAGTAATTCTTATTaactgtgttgttgtggctACTCGCGATGTATAACCTCTGCTTTAGAGGTGAAGGCGAACAGAGTGGCCCTGTGTTTCTTTTGGCTCAGGAAGTTAAGCAGGAAGTGAACAATTGTTTTGGATGATTATGAAACAAAGCCAAACTTaactgatttgtattttttaatttatgaagGCAAAACAAATGATACGGAGGTACTGTGTGTTGTCACTGTCTAATATGTGTGtggtgttattattattgctgcCATAACGCTGTATGTATCATCCTCACTCAGCTGTTATTTACATTCATGGTCATTATGCCAAGTAACTTAGCAACAGTGTGCCAAGTATTAGATAATAACACCATACAACTGTAAATCCAAGCTGCTGATATGTGGTTATTATCGCTTTAGTCTGAGTTTACATttacaaagttttatttttatattctgaAATGTATGTGTAGTTAAAgagcactgtttttttttcttcaaatatgATGTACTAAACAGTATATCCTTCATGTAATCAAAATAATAGAGATACTATTAACTTCTATGTGCAGTCCTGACAGAAAATTATAAAAGCAGAGTTTTCTATTCAGCTATTTTATCCTTGAGTAGTATATATTCTATCTCTACTTTCTAGCCCGGAGGTGTAATGTTAATtaactgactgtgtgtttggtgtaTCTGTAGTGATTCTTTCTTCAGTACACAGCCCTGTGCAGGTTGTTGTTCTCCATGTCTCTGTTTTCAATTACCTGACATTAGGTCTTTTTAGCAGGCATGACTGACAACTGGCATGTTATCCCATttaacatccagcagctctgtacATATTGGGTGTGTCACTGTCTACCTCATCTTTATCAGCTGCTACTGAACAGCGATGACTTCACCTAGTTATCCTTCAACCAAAAACGcacattatgattattattattactatgttgttataattattatcattagaaTTAATGCAAGCACGCACTCTTTGTAAACTGGATTCCACCCTACACTTGTTGTGTGCTTACTGGAGACTAAATAAAGTGATCTTCTGTGGATATTTTACTGCTAATCgaggtcagtgtgttttcctCCCGCGCTCAGATTGTTGACGGTTAACAACACAATGGTCTGCGCTTGAAATCAATCACACGATGCCTGATTTCCTTCCCACTGACAGCCCATCCCCGAGTGTTACATAAGATCCAAGCGCCGAATGGCTCATCGCTCTCGGCTTGAGACGAGGGCGACTGCAGGCACATCAGCCCACTTACTCATGCAACTGCACAATGTCACATCGACATTGTTTACAGAATTTAATGCTTCATACACTTTTCTCTGTaatgctggattttttttgtttgtttgtattttcctccGTGAACGTGTTCAATCCTTGTAGACAGTTTGCTTGAATGTTAGTTTGCCTCTTTAATGAGAGAAGTGGAGATGGAGATAATCTGAGCACACAGGGCTCATTTCTCCCTGATATACAATTTGGTTGTATCATTGTAACAGTCACATCCACGAGCTCGCTGTCTGTTCTGCGGTGGGAGCAGTGGCTGACATGGCCTTAATCTGTCTCCCTGCTCTCCCCAACAGTATCCTCACTCTCCCTGTCCCAGTGAGagtctgctgtgtttatgttggCTCCACGCTCCACGTCTCGCTTCAGCCTCCAGAGCAACACTGAGCCAGTTGTCTCGCCACCGTTCTTCCCGGGGACTCTGACCCGGCCATCTCTCGGGTCACCAGCCAATAGTTAGATTGCGACAAAATCCAGTGAGCTAGGGACCAAAATACGTTGGGTGTTTATATCCCTTGTGGCAATTCATTAATCAGCACCTATGCTTCCAGTCCTGCCTTGAAGAGCGCGAGGATTTGCTCTGAAGGCTGTCGTCTGGAGATGAGTCTGCgagaaaagacaacacacattatttttagaAAGTCTGCAACGTGTTTAGGAATGAAGGGGGTATTGAACGTTGTCATGGCAACTGTTAAGTGATGGTCCatagttgtgtgtgtctgtgtgtgtcgaTGAAGGAGCGAAGCAAAGCATTGCTCAGTCACTCACTCATCCTAAATCATCCTGTGGAAAGGAGCGAGGAGTCGGACAGTGACTACGCGTGCAGGCTAATAAGGCTCGCTCTGATTAGCTCCCCTGGGAGCAGCCCGCGCCTTCCAAGCGACAACCACAACAGCGAGGGTGAGCTGTCTATCGGCAACTGGAAGACAGCCGCCTCTCACATGAGGCAAAGGACAAGGCTAGTGCCATTCACATATTTTCTGATTGTTAACAATTCCTGTGAAAAGAAGGAAACATGAATTTCCCATCCTTCAAACCAATTGGCTCctactgaaaatgtaaatcgGTAAATCCTGAAACAGCTAGGCACTGTAGTTTAGGGCAAACATAACTCAAACCAGGGTAAACAGTGTATTTGTTTGGGACCAtgttcagctgtggattaaaacacatttagagCTTCTCGGAACGGGAGAAAAGGTCTGTTGTCAGTCTTGCATACTGCACGACATGCCCACTCCACGACATAACACTACTGCCTGAGATGACTTCTTGAATCAATGTACTTATTTGAACcaaattttttttctcctaaacctaaccttgCTAAACTGCGATTATTTGGAGGGTGTGTCCTGTGGTAGGTCTACTCCTGCAGACAAACCTACTTCACACAGGAGGTGTTTCAGCAAGACAGATACACTTCTGTTTGGATCTatacagctgctgacacaggcCACACAACAACTAGTGTTTTACATGTGCAGTTCCCCTACAAATGCAAATCGAAAAGCTATTTCTAAGCttcaggtcttttttttctgctactttacagGTGTAACCGAAGCTGCTACGCTAATGTGCAGTGATTCaattaaagatataaaatgtaacatatgcgttaaaatatatatatggacCTTTACTTAGTTGAGTTGTGTAACAGATCCCATGGAACCATGCTTTTGTTTCGATGGACACATCCCTGTAGCAGCAGAAAtttcatactgtgtgtttaaggaCATACTGTGACTTCAAAGATCATTTGTCAGGGTTATGTATCAATTAAACTTTGTAGCAGCTATGGCTGCGTGTCCTGTAACCACCTGCTGTGCTGCATTAGATGACTGTTCAAGACACCtattactatatatatatgtatattgaGGAAGGCAATTTAATCctgagaaatgttgttttaatgaggATCAAATGGTCTTGAACAGCTGCTAAATGGTGCTGACTGATGCATTAGCAGCGTTTTCCAAGGTCAACCAATATTCACAGACAGTCTTTACAATGATCAATTTGAGATTGTTTTGTTCGGTCAACTACTATTTCTGAGGTCAAGGATGAACTTTCATAAGTCTCCTAATTCAAATCACTAACGAAATTGCCTGCACGTTGACCTGCAGCATTATGTAAATGCTAAACAAAACCACCTTATTTAGCCTAATTTGCATGCTGACACCAACCCAGATGGGAGTGACAATATGCTTTCCGCAGGAGGCAGAGACATTTTCTATTCTAAGCATCTGGGCAGGAGAAAGGCGAGCGACAGGCCACGCACCCAGAGGAATTCACCTTTCACTGAGAAGCAGGCGCTTAGCAGTTGCCACTGGTGACAAGGGAGACTGTCAGggacttttctctctcattttcaaCTCTTAGCAACAAAGAAGCAGTGTATGTGACGGCAGACGTGTCATCTTGCTTTTTTCTTGTTACAAAACCTCTCACtgcatgcagaaaaaaaatgacatccaTCGAGTCGTTGAGAGACGTTTCGCAGAAAAAAATCCTACTCGTGCACCACTTTGCTGGAACCGTATTGACCACTGGCACTATGGTGCTACCACTTTTCCAGTGTGGTTTGGATGAAAGCAGATGGTCATACGATTAATTGCCCCATCCACCCTTAGATGTGGTCTGAGGGACAAATGAGGCCTGTAGTATTTACCGAGGCTCGTCCCGGGGCTAGTTTGTTTGCAGACACGCTGGTTCAAACCCTGAGCTGACATGCACCTGCATTCATTAGCAATgctctctccagctctgtgaACTGAGCATATCTGGTCTGCGATTATCTTTGGAGAGACAAAGGAATCgctgtcatcagcagcacacTTTGTCCGACTTTATTTTGGGCAATGTTTAATTCCTGGAAAGCTGGAAATCTGCTAGCCTGGCTTCGAATTAGATCTGACTTGTTTTAGTACAAAAACCAAAATGTCGGGCATAAATAAAGCATATTCCCATCATTTCAAACTATGAATTTAGAGGTTAATTTGTGAGATAGTTGATTATTGAGTCTAGTTTCCAACTTGTGTTGAGAAgcttctgtatctgttgacCTGGGAAACCaaacctgggaatgagacagTTAACTATCTTACAGATTGGACTTTCACATGGTTAATTTCAGCCTCGGCCATAAACCTGTATTGTATGTAAAATATCCTTTGCACATTTCCTGAAGGCATCACATGAACGTTCACCCTTTCACTACTACTCCCCACATGATGACTGACTCACCCCCTCTCTAAAACCCTTCATCACAGACCACAGCAGAGGAGGGCAATAAGGAGTTCATGGGACAAGATGAGTGGATTGAGCtgaattaattttaatttcagatCACAGCACTTCACTTTTGACAGATGAAAACTCGTTAGCCTGACAGGGATCAATCTCAAGCGCAGTCTGTCCCCTAACTTCAACCTTCTTGCAGATATAACAACCTGCATTTACAGCAGGCCGGTCACATACGAAATAAAGATGATACACACGTTTCGTAAACCAAGAGCAGAAACCAGCGGACATGTCTGGAAAGCTAATGCACCTCCAAATAGACCTTAGACGGCTGAGCCGACAGTATATGAACAGACATGACAGGATACAATAAAACTAGTTAAGCATGAAAATGGACAATCCCTCCTTGCATGGCCATTAGAGCTAAGAATACCCTaataagttttattttgtatttttcaaaggAAAGCACGTTTAATGATCTGTGAAACAAGCTACTGCAAGAGAAACCCACAGGACATGTTGGCAGTTCAGGGACAGAAATTCTCAGATGcactttgatgtttttttttcttttttttctcccaaatgGATGTTACTTCATGATTTTCTGCACTGACCACTTCAtactctctctgctgccagctTTCATCTCTTTAAAACAGCATGAGGAACTGGAATTAGATTCCTTGTTAAATGAACAAATGCATTTTAGCTTTTagaaaaactttcttttttgaaaattcCTTTCACAGGCCTTTGATTTTATGTGAGTTACATCATAATAAGCCCTCTCATACCGACGTAAAAATGGATTAATGGAAGATTGGATTAACAACTTCCACAGATTGTTTCCTCAACAGCGAGCTTGGCCGTAAATGTTACAAGATCTGTGTGATCAAAAGATACAGCGGCCGAGAATGGATATTGATTGAACTTGACAACGAGGCACCAACAAGACCACAACACTCAGCATCTCAAAGCAACAGTGCTGCTGTAATGTAAAGTGAGTAAGTGTGGTGAGCTTGACAGTTATTGACCTATTCAAGGAGCTCTACGACTACCCGCTTTTTCTGGATCTTTTGATCATATCATGTGGTCTTCATCTGCGTATGAAATCGTCACTGATCTGTAGATGTTCAAACTTTCTCTTATTACGGGTGTATTTAGGGCTTCTCCACACCTGTTCCTCTACAAGTTGACCATTATAATTGGTCTTTAAGAGCAGATGAAGACCATCTGAATcgaaagctccagaaaaatTGCAGTAAGTGGGCCTTACGTGAAGATTGGTTTTGTCAGTGTCTCGGTAGAACGAGTTCACTGCGTATCTGTTGGCTTTTGAACGAAAATATGCTACTCTgggttgttttgttgctgttgttttttgttttatctcatgGTTGTTTCCCCCGCTCTTTAGTTTTCAGTCCATGCAGCATATTTCAGGCCATGCTGGATTGTCACACGAAAGAAAGTGTTTGTTCAAGGCACAGCAAGAGACGTGAATAACAAACTACAAGTGGTTTACATTCAGtttcatggggaaaaaaataaacaaactctcatcCCACcgtgacaaaataaaacctccACCAAAATATACAAAACCTGCAAACATACAGACTGTAAACCAATGAGATTAGCACACAGGAAACTTTAAGGATTAGGATATGAATGCATACCTCATTTATACAACATACAGTAGTCAACATGCAGTGGAGTGTCACAAGGAATAGGTTAATAAACTGAAATCATGGTACAGTAGAGAAGTGCTCGAATTGAAGCGTTGGGGACATAAAACTTAATTGGAGCACAGAAATATTTCACTAACAATAATCAAGTAAATACAAATAAGTTCATTTCAGCCATTAGGGTAacaaatcattattatttagaATGTTTACAACTAAAACAACTTAATATAATGGCTTTAGTAGTAACATTTAGTTTAGTTACTTTGAGTATTTCACATAATtagcaaaatgaataaattattctCAAGattctgttgttgtgttacagtgGCATAAAATAGACTCCATGGCAAATCCTTTCAAAATGCTGTAATTCCAGGATGTGCTTCTAATTTTTCCCATAGCTTGTGGAAGTTATGGGAACACTTCTATATTTTGGGGAAACCCACTTTCTTGCGGAGAGTTACACAAGATGATTGATATCCTGTTCACATTGGTGTGAATGTAAATATACAGTGAAGCTGttgccagcagccagttagcatTTTGT is a window from the Acanthopagrus latus isolate v.2019 chromosome 16, fAcaLat1.1, whole genome shotgun sequence genome containing:
- the ngb gene encoding neuroglobin, whose product is MEKLSGKDKELIRGSWESLGKNKVPHGVIMFSRLFELDPALLSLFHYSTNCGSTQDCLSSPEFLEHVTKVMLVIDAAVSHLDDLHSLEDFLLNLGRKHQAVGVNTEAFAMVGEALLYMLQCSLGQAYTAPLRQAWLNMYSIVVAAMSRGWAKNGEDKAD